ATACCACTGTAGAGATGAGCTGAAAAAGAATAGCAATAAGTACGAAAGTAGTTTTTTTCATAAATCACCCAACTAAGAAATATGTTAGTTCCAAATTACGAAAATTTAATTAATATCACCGGCATGGAATTGACCATACCGGCATAGTAACATAATTAAAAAATCCCCCAAGCCCCGGGCAGGGGCGTCACATAAAAATCCGTCCCAATCAAATGTTTTTGAATGTGGATGAATTATATCCGGAGGATATGAATTTAATTTATCCGCCGCATGTGAATTTAATCCGGCGAATGCATTCATTTTTATTCGGGAAATGTGGATCAATTAGATCCGGTGATGATCTTTATCTTTTGAACCGGGAACAATCTTATGTGTCGTCCCTGCCGGCGCTCTGTGGTGTGTGGGGGATTCATTTCCCCAGGGTTACGGCATCCCCTAAAGTGGATTTGTAACCCGGGGCTAATAAGGTTGCGTACTTCTTCGAAGGACTTACAATGTGCGTTGTTATAAATGATCACATTTTTTTGATTGAGCATAAATAAGAAAGCCGAAGCTGAGCTTCGGCTTGTTTGACTGAAATTTAACCGTACTAAAACTTTATTTAACCAATAAATTCCGCCGTTATGTCCTTGCCTGTTTTGGCTGAAAGGAAACGGAATGTTGCAGGATTGAAATTTTCATCCTCAACAAGTTTTATCTTTACAAAATATTTGAACTGAAGTTTTGTAAGCCTCTTTACCCTGCCCTCCCTTAACTTGATGCCAAGCGAAGGATGAACGTTGAGTACGAGGAACTTCTCGGGCGACTGGCTCTTAAAACGCTTCAGCCACGTCTCAATTTCATGCAGAAGATTTGATTTCTTGGTCAGAAGCCCCGATCCGTTGCAGAACGGGCAGACCTCGTTCATTGTATGGAGAATATTCTCCCTTATTCTCTGACGCGTGATCTGTATGAGCCCGAAATCTGTCATCGGCAGAACAGAAACCTTTGCCCTGTCCTTGCGGAATTCCTTCTTCAGCTCGTCATAGATCTTCTTCCTGTTCTTCTCGTCTTCCAGGTCAATAAAGTCGCAGACTATCAGTCCGCCTATATCCCTTAGTCTCAGCTGGCGTGCAACCTCTCGCGCGGCTTCAAGATCGGTCTTAAGTGAATTAAGCTCCTGCTCCTTTTTAGCCGCATAGCGCCCGCTGTTGACGTCAACTACAACCATAGCTTCTGTATGGTCTATTATCAGGTAGCCTCCCGAGGGAAGAGGGACTTTCCTTCCCATGAGGGTTTTAATTGCTTCATCGATCTTAAAGGCTTCAAATATCGACTGGTTTTCCCTGAAAAGCTCAATTTTATCCATCAGCGCGGGCTGAACCAGGTGCACATAGCTCTTAATCTGTTTGTAGAGCTTGCGCGAATCGATAAATACCTTTGAAATGTCCGGCGTAAAAAGGTCCCTTATTACGCTTGAAGTAGTGCTTAAGTCCTGATATAAAAGTGCCGGCGGGGTATCCGTCTTTGCGGCTGCCGAAATTTCCTCCCATGTCTTTACGAGGTATTTCAGGTCATCCGAAAGGGATTCTTCCGACTGTTCTTTAGCTGCGGTACGTATTATAAGTCCGCAGTTTTCGGGCAGTATGCCCTTTGCAATGCTTTTTAGACGCCTGCGTTCCCTGAACTCGGCTATTTTCTTGGATATACCAATTTTGCTGTCGAAAGGAAGCAGTACGCAGAACCTGCCCGGCAGCGATATTGAAGAAGTGACCCTTACGCCCTTATTGCCGACAGGTTCCTTAGTGATCTGGACTAATATTTCCTGTCCTTTATGCAGTTTGGGAATAAAAGGCTCTCTTCTTACCTCTGCGTCAACCTGCTGCTGTGTATTTCTGGCAGGAGCGTTATGTTCTGCCACATCGTCGGCCACGTCTTCCAGCTCTGAATCGTCATCCAGAACGCTCTGGAGGCCTTCGAGGCGGTCACCTATATCGGAAAAATGCAGAAATGCATCGTGCTTCATCCCGATGTCGATGAAGGCGGCTTTAATGCCGGGCAATATCCGTGCAACTTTGCCAAGGTAGATATCCCCGACCATTCTTCTTTTTTCCGGATGGTCGACAAAAAAATCTACCAGATTGCCATCCTCGGTGATAGCTACACGGTTCTGTGACGAGGATGAGTTAATAATTATTTCTTTTACCATGTAAATCTCTAATGGAACTATTGTTTTGCAACTTCCTGTGTTTGTTTTTCATTCATCCAGAAGAGAACGCGGTCTTTAAAACTTAGTTCTATTTTTCTTAAATCCTCTTCGGGATAAACATTTTTCTTAATCTTATCAGCATGTTCGCTGATATATTCTTCAACTAAGGAGGCTTCATCCAGGGAAAAGATCTTTTCAATGAAACTGCTTATTCCGTTGAAAGACCTGAAATACCAGATAAGATGCTTTCTGGCCTTTTTAACACCCTGAAACGGGCCTGAATCCTTAATGAGTAATGAAAGATGCCTTTGCGCAGCTTTGGCAACTTCATCTGCTGTGGGCTTTCCGGGATCCTTTCCCGTTGCCGAAGCAGCATTAAGCCTGCTGAAAATAAAAGGATTTCCGAGCGCTCCGCGGGCAATAAAGACCGAATCGCATCCGGTTTCATTCATCATCTTCAGGCAGTCTTCCGGTTCAAAGAGTGAACCGTTTCCCACGACAGGAATTGAAACATTTTCCTTAACCTTTCTTATCCAGTTCCAGTCTGCCTCATCTTTATAGGAATCGGAACGGAATCTGCCATGGACTGTAATCATTGAGGCCCCGTTATCCTCTATGATCCTGGCATTTTGAAGCAAGGTCACGTGCTGCCTGTCGCGTCCGGCACGTATTTTAACTGAAACGGGGATATTTCCTGC
The DNA window shown above is from Ignavibacteria bacterium and carries:
- a CDS encoding Rne/Rng family ribonuclease, translating into MVKEIIINSSSSQNRVAITEDGNLVDFFVDHPEKRRMVGDIYLGKVARILPGIKAAFIDIGMKHDAFLHFSDIGDRLEGLQSVLDDDSELEDVADDVAEHNAPARNTQQQVDAEVRREPFIPKLHKGQEILVQITKEPVGNKGVRVTSSISLPGRFCVLLPFDSKIGISKKIAEFRERRRLKSIAKGILPENCGLIIRTAAKEQSEESLSDDLKYLVKTWEEISAAAKTDTPPALLYQDLSTTSSVIRDLFTPDISKVFIDSRKLYKQIKSYVHLVQPALMDKIELFRENQSIFEAFKIDEAIKTLMGRKVPLPSGGYLIIDHTEAMVVVDVNSGRYAAKKEQELNSLKTDLEAAREVARQLRLRDIGGLIVCDFIDLEDEKNRKKIYDELKKEFRKDRAKVSVLPMTDFGLIQITRQRIRENILHTMNEVCPFCNGSGLLTKKSNLLHEIETWLKRFKSQSPEKFLVLNVHPSLGIKLREGRVKRLTKLQFKYFVKIKLVEDENFNPATFRFLSAKTGKDITAEFIG
- the dusB gene encoding tRNA dihydrouridine synthase DusB: MKIGNLDIGKKAILAPMAEVTDAPFRQICREYGAGLTFTQMVSAKGVVENAFATLKVLAFSQSEKPIGVQLLGSDPEYIEKAIHDIKSFKPDLIDLNCGCSVPNVCRIGLGASILDKPDLLERLVKSMVKAAGNIPVSVKIRAGRDRQHVTLLQNARIIEDNGASMITVHGRFRSDSYKDEADWNWIRKVKENVSIPVVGNGSLFEPEDCLKMMNETGCDSVFIARGALGNPFIFSRLNAASATGKDPGKPTADEVAKAAQRHLSLLIKDSGPFQGVKKARKHLIWYFRSFNGISSFIEKIFSLDEASLVEEYISEHADKIKKNVYPEEDLRKIELSFKDRVLFWMNEKQTQEVAKQ